A single region of the Myripristis murdjan chromosome 3, fMyrMur1.1, whole genome shotgun sequence genome encodes:
- the rs1a gene encoding retinoschisin 1a isoform X2, with product MAVNVRQCFLLALLLGANVLTSVRAQEAGVSEAWTSRACKCDCQGESPTEFSSIVSPAGSPMVRGVDCMPECPYHKPLGFEAGSVSPDQITCSNQEQYTGWFSSWLPSKARLNSQGFGCAWLSKFQDNTQWVQIDLREVMVVSGILTQGRCDAEEWITKYSIQYRSEDKLNWIYYKDQTGNNRVFYGNSDRSSSVQNLLRPPIVARYIRILPLGWHTRIALRMELLLCMNRCN from the exons ATGGCCGTTAACGTGCGCCAGTGTTTCCTGCTGGCCCTGCTGCTGGGAGCAAACG TGTTGACCAGCGTTCGTGCTCAAGAG GCGGGTGTGTCTGAGGCATGGACCAGCAGGGCTTGTAAGTGTGACTGCCAAGGAGAATCCCCGACTGAGTTTTCCTCCATCGTGTCTCCAGCCGGCTCTCCCATGGTGCGAGGTGTGGACTGCATGCCAG AGTGTCCGTACCACAAGCCGCTGGGCTTCGAGGCCGGATCTGTGAGTCCGGACCAGATCACCTGCTCCAACCAGGAGCAGTACACCGGCTGGTTCTCCTCCTGGCTCCCCAGCAAGGCCCGGCTCAACAGCCAGGGCTTTGG GTGTGCTTGGCTGTCCAAGTTCCAGGACAACACCCAGTGGGTGCAGATTGACCTGAGGGAGGTGATGGTGGTTTCAGGGATCCTGACCCAAGGTCGCTGTGACGCTGAAGAATGGATCACCAAGTACAGCATTCAGTACCGCTCTGAAGACAAACTCAACTGGATCTACTACAAAGACCAGACTGGAAACAACAGG GTCTTCTATGGTAACTCGGACCGCTCCTCCTCCGTGCAGAACCTCCTGCGCCCGCCCATCGTGGCACGCTACATCCGCATCCTCCCACTCGGATGGCACACGCGCATCGCTCTGCGCatggagctgctgctctgcatgaACAGATGCAATTGA
- the rs1a gene encoding retinoschisin 1a isoform X1, which produces MAVNVRQCFLLALLLGANVLTSVRAQEVNEAGVSEAWTSRACKCDCQGESPTEFSSIVSPAGSPMVRGVDCMPECPYHKPLGFEAGSVSPDQITCSNQEQYTGWFSSWLPSKARLNSQGFGCAWLSKFQDNTQWVQIDLREVMVVSGILTQGRCDAEEWITKYSIQYRSEDKLNWIYYKDQTGNNRVFYGNSDRSSSVQNLLRPPIVARYIRILPLGWHTRIALRMELLLCMNRCN; this is translated from the exons ATGGCCGTTAACGTGCGCCAGTGTTTCCTGCTGGCCCTGCTGCTGGGAGCAAACG TGTTGACCAGCGTTCGTGCTCAAGAG gTGAATGAGGCGGGTGTGTCTGAGGCATGGACCAGCAGGGCTTGTAAGTGTGACTGCCAAGGAGAATCCCCGACTGAGTTTTCCTCCATCGTGTCTCCAGCCGGCTCTCCCATGGTGCGAGGTGTGGACTGCATGCCAG AGTGTCCGTACCACAAGCCGCTGGGCTTCGAGGCCGGATCTGTGAGTCCGGACCAGATCACCTGCTCCAACCAGGAGCAGTACACCGGCTGGTTCTCCTCCTGGCTCCCCAGCAAGGCCCGGCTCAACAGCCAGGGCTTTGG GTGTGCTTGGCTGTCCAAGTTCCAGGACAACACCCAGTGGGTGCAGATTGACCTGAGGGAGGTGATGGTGGTTTCAGGGATCCTGACCCAAGGTCGCTGTGACGCTGAAGAATGGATCACCAAGTACAGCATTCAGTACCGCTCTGAAGACAAACTCAACTGGATCTACTACAAAGACCAGACTGGAAACAACAGG GTCTTCTATGGTAACTCGGACCGCTCCTCCTCCGTGCAGAACCTCCTGCGCCCGCCCATCGTGGCACGCTACATCCGCATCCTCCCACTCGGATGGCACACGCGCATCGCTCTGCGCatggagctgctgctctgcatgaACAGATGCAATTGA